DNA from Drosophila suzukii chromosome 2R, CBGP_Dsuzu_IsoJpt1.0, whole genome shotgun sequence:
GATCGGAGGGGGGTTCGTGCTCCACCTCGATGGTCATGCTGCCCCGAAAGGGAGTGTCGTACTTGATGCGAGCCGCCGCCTCCTTTTGcctctgttgctgttgcccaGGATGTGGATGCTGGTGCTTCGCAGCCAGGCGCTTCTTCATCTCGCCCTCCTTACGAAATCCGTCCAGACGATCGTATACAGTGTGACTGATCTCCATCTCCTCCTCGAGTGGCAGAGCTGTGCTCAAACTGGGACTCAGCTGGGAACTCACATCGGAGGATGGTGAACTGGAGGAGTGAGAACTCTTGCGCTTATTGGGCTCAAGACGTTCTAGGCTATCCGTCTCGTAGTCCACAATCAGATATTGTGGTGACTTTCTCCTGTAAATCGGAGAATCTGGTTGGAACTGTTTGAGGGACTTTCGACTGAGGGAGCTATAATCCGGAGTGGGCACCGATGGAATGCTGCTCTGTGTGCTGCTATAGATGTCCTTGATCCGCTTCTCAATGGTGCTATCATAATCGGGCGTTGGGATATGCGCTGTATACTCCCGTTTCAGGGAATCGTATATGACCTCAGCCGGCTTCATGTTCCTCAACATATTGTAGTGCTGCCGGTCGAAGGAGGTGAGCGAGGTGGGTGTCGAGTTGGCGGCAGCGAACTGTTCCAGAACGTCGCTGCGCTTCCTCAGCGACTTGGAGCGACTGGAGGCACTGCGCATAGAGCCCGCGGGTGAGTCGGCCAGCATGAACTTGGGATTGTTGTAGATTTCCCCACCAGTCTCTGCAAATCCATAGACATTGGCGGCCACGGAGAAGGCGGAGAAGCCCTCGTAAGAGCCGCCCACGGATGTCTTCGGTTGGGTAGGTGACTGTTCCGGACTGTTTTTACCGGGGCTACGACTGGACTGCATACCATGTGGCGGTCCTGGCGAGTTGGACTTCCCTGGACCTTCTTCTGTTTTAGATTTCTGCAGAGGAGGCGGCGGTGGTTTCTCCTTGGGTGCAGTTATCTCCTTTCTCAGGGAACCCTTGTTCGGCGATCCGGATGCCTTCTTTGCAGTCGTCGATGGAGCAGGTCTGTCGAGGGTCTTTTGAGCCGGAGTCGCATCGGAATTGGGTACACTTTGCAGCCATTGTTCAATGCTGTTCCGCTTGTCACCCATACCCTTGGTCGCCAAACTTTGCTGCAGCGGAATGTTGAACATGGTGGGTGAACTGGAACTGGAATCCGGGTGCAGCTCCTCCGGAATTATATTCAGAGAGGGTTGATATCGCTTCGAGGCCATCTTGTACTTGGCAATGGCGATTACCTCGCGAATCTTCTGCAAAAACTCGATGGCAGCTTGAGGCGGTTCCTGGAAGAAAGCAACAAGATAAGAACAAGACAGATATTAAAACTACAGGGCTTTAttataaggaaattaaatatttttagattaCCCTGATAATTTCGATTTATTATGTTCTCAATATTAAGAAGGAAAGTTACaaatattgtttaaaatattttaaatgaaatctTGAAAATATGCTACTTTGCCggaaatatattcataattttggttaatgaattgtttctaaatataatttaaataaattcggCTTACCGCCAGTAAATGAGGCTCAAAATAGGCCGGATTGAAGTAGAGCTTCTTGCGCACATTTCCGCTGACCATGGCTCGCAGGTTCTCCAGCTTTTCCTCGGTCATGAGTTCATCAATTACGGCCACATTTTCAGCGGGCAGGCACTCGTTATCCTGCAGGAAGTCATCCACATCCATTGCCGCATTATCCGCACCACCTGCTGGTTTGGGTGACTTACTAAGCTGTGGATGCACCAGCACAGATGTCtataaaaaatgatatattgATCCCATATATTTTCAGAATTGTTATATACACCCACCTTGATTTTTTCCTCCATTTCGCACTCAGAGTTCGAGTTGGAAATATCGCTGGCAAAACCGGAATTGTGCTCCCTTTCGCTCAGCTGAGGAAAATGTTGCAGCAAGGGATTATTTTTCACAATACCCATATCCTCCTTGAGACTGCCGATACTGGTCCGCGTGTTGGACTCATTCCCATTACCCATACCCAAACTATTGGATGAGTATATACTACCGACCCGGCTAAAGGGGGCTCCATAAGTTACTTGATCGTTTTTGGGATAGTTGATATCATTCGTCAGGTTATCTAGAGAATGCCGCGAATTGTGTCGCTTTCGCTTTTTCATGTACAGATATAAAAACACAGAGGCCACATAGATGAGACCCAAGAGCAGACTGCAGATCCCAATGACGACATACTCCCGCATGGTCATTCCATCCGAAGTGGAGGCCAATGTTGTGGAGTTGGCCGGTTGAAAAAAGACCTCGGGAACGTCTGTTTTGGAAAGTAATGAGTTACACATTTGTAAGCAAGATTAGGATTTAATAGACTTACTGTGGGCATATTTTACGGGACTGCCATTCACCCGGAAGGCAACACAGGGTGAATGAACATTTCTGGGTGGCATGAGTGGTTCGCCCTTCACGTGACTACTAGCATTCATTGCCACCGTCATATCGCGACACACTAGATGCACCACAATCAGGCGACCCTGCATTTTCTGGCGAAGATCAGCTTCTCCCAACCATAAGAGGAAGCTGCGTCCCTCATCCCGGAACATTCGAAATGGGTAGTCGGTGTCTATGGGATTGCGCAGATCCGACCAGCCATTGGAACCCAGATACTGGGCGCCGGTTACAGCGCAAACGGGTGTGTGAATgcctttaaaaaaatatatccaAATAAACGTATCTTATAAAATtttatcttaaatatttataataaatataaattaaattaaaacaaaaaacctcTCTTCAAAAGATTCAAAGACTTTcacaaattaaaataacaataatagtCTGAATACATGAGCTGTCAATCGACTCATAAAATATGGATGTTTATTAAAACCAGTAACTTAAAACCAGTACATAAATAACTTCATCAACGATTTTAGTCAGTAAAAGTTTggtattatttattgtttaaatTATATCGAAATCTTTGAAAATAATACTCTTTTGTATCAAAATTGTCAACAAGTCTTATGAAATAGAGATATGTAAAGATAGCTTTTCCTTTAAACCAGTAAACTCTTCACTACCTACACGATTTTCCCAACTAAAAGTGGTAGATATGATCCAAATATGATAGAAATTACTTACTGGCAAAGCTGATCTCCCTGCTGGGATAGATGATCTGACCCTTGAGCGGCAGGAAGACAAAGGGGATCTTTTCCGAGGAGGAACCACTCACGAAGGGCGACAGGGAGCACTCTGTAACAATGGGTGGAGAAATAAGAAACGATTAGGTGTTTGAGGTGTCTGAGGTTGTGGGAAAGTACGCTCAAAATGTCTACGATAACGTTCGGCGCTTATCAATTACGAGTCGGAATCGGTAGTGAAACCACATATTTGCGCTGTTGTTTTTCCGGCCAGCCCGGCTCTTACTTTCTTGGTCCGACTTGGTGAGTCCGATTCCAATGCCAATTCCAATTCCGATCTTCGAGTCGGATTCCATGCCTGAGTTAGACCCCGAAATGGCAGCCGTATGAGATTGTTTATGCTGGCAGACGACGAAAGACGGGCGAAAGTTTCCTTTCATTCATTAGCAGCGGGGAAACAAGCGATTTGttcaataataataacattttttccCTCTTTGCGTCACGTTTCGTTTTCATTCTGCAGCCCTGCACAATTTCAGTGGCTGTTATTACAGCATTTCTTTCGTTCGGTTGGGacttttcaatttttttcttcttttttttttcttcagTTGGGCAACCATTGTGCTCGGATATGACAAAACAATGGATGGATATGGATGGTGTTTCACATGTGGGAGCGACTCCCACCGCGAAATGGAGCACACAATTTGGCTTGGAATTGGTGGAAGGCTTCCGcaatgcacacacacacacactcaccaTGAATGTCGTCCACGCAGATGCCCAGATCCTCGCGATAGGCCCTTTGATAGGGAAGACATCGACAGGTGCATCCGGCTTCACCACTCCCATCTAGGTTCTCCATTTGGCCACGACCCCTTTGCATCTTGAGGCGACGGGTCAGTAGCTCCATTTGACCGCCAGCAAGAGACGAGGTCGCCGGATTGAGTCCGTCTGTGGATAGGTGGATTTTCTTGGATTATGACAGGCACCCATTACCATGGTGATCCAATGCTTACCGTTGCCTTGACCGCTTCCATCGCCGGTCAGACGAACCAGCGATGCTGTGCCGCTCGAGAGTCCGATGCAGGTGTCCGCATTGCAGGCACTGCTTAGACCTGCGCAGAGAAAACATTAAGATGGATTGAGTCGGGACTTCACAACATATCCAGCCGATTGACGGCTAATCAGACCCCACCGGACCGGACCAGGCCTTACTGGCAAAATTAATGCTGCTGTCAGCGGATGAGCCACGAAAAAAACCAACGGATCATCCAGCCGAAGATGCCACCTGCCAAGGCAACTATTCGATGGCAGTGACATTGGCCATGCATTTGAAAAAATAAGCAAGTCTTTGGTACTTTGTTCATATGCGTATAGCTATCTGGTGAGTAAGAAAGATTATAAAATGCTTGCACCACCACTTAGatttacttaaaaaaataacaaagtTTATGCCATGAAATATCATTTTAACAGTGCTATTTTGGCACTACATTACAGGTTCTTTAACAAACCAATATGAATATGTAGGTTTTGCTTTTAACTCCAAagtaaacaaggaagaacgctatagtcgagtacctcgactatcagatacccgttactcagctaaatagagatatgcaagtagcaaagcgagattaaaatgcgccacctaccggcggtatacagatttaagcgttttgggcgttagagtgggcgtggcaaatttttttttggaccaatcgataggtattgacgagaccaatacatttcagttaaaattttttattcagcataaaaattgtgggcatcacaggttttcgcggtttgtgggcgttagagtgggcgtggcatattcgcgtgacaaacttgcgctgcttataaggctacggaatctaaatctgaaatcccaattctctatctttgatagtttccgagatatccacgttcatatttacgattttttgaagtttgtgggcggtttatgggcgttagggtgggcgtggcaaacttttttttgggtcaatcgataggtattgataagaacattacatttcagttaaaatttttattctagcatcaaaactgtaggacccacagttttgggcggattgtgggcgttagagtgggcgtggcactgtactgaaacaaacttgcgctgcgtaagaagctcaggaatctgcacgccaaatctcaatagcctagctcttatagtttccgagatctcagcgttcatccggacagacagacggacagacggacagacggacagacggacatggctagatcgactcggctagtgatcctgatcaagaatatatat
Protein-coding regions in this window:
- the sha gene encoding uncharacterized protein sha; this translates as MRLQSLPLLLLLTFVTLPPATPTSAPRPPPHPRVRNHYANEDLGEGPPMPASLLLEELQQTNGQLINLTRQHDGDTFHTSGLSSACNADTCIGLSSGTASLVRLTGDGSGQGNDGLNPATSSLAGGQMELLTRRLKMQRGRGQMENLDGSGEAGCTCRCLPYQRAYREDLGICVDDIHECSLSPFVSGSSSEKIPFVFLPLKGQIIYPSREISFASIHTPVCAVTGAQYLGSNGWSDLRNPIDTDYPFRMFRDEGRSFLLWLGEADLRQKMQGRLIVVHLVCRDMTVAMNASSHVKGEPLMPPRNVHSPCVAFRVNGSPVKYAHNVPEVFFQPANSTTLASTSDGMTMREYVVIGICSLLLGLIYVASVFLYLYMKKRKRHNSRHSLDNLTNDINYPKNDQVTYGAPFSRVGSIYSSNSLGMGNGNESNTRTSIGSLKEDMGIVKNNPLLQHFPQLSEREHNSGFASDISNSNSECEMEEKIKTSVLVHPQLSKSPKPAGGADNAAMDVDDFLQDNECLPAENVAVIDELMTEEKLENLRAMVSGNVRKKLYFNPAYFEPHLLAEPPQAAIEFLQKIREVIAIAKYKMASKRYQPSLNIIPEELHPDSSSSSPTMFNIPLQQSLATKGMGDKRNSIEQWLQSVPNSDATPAQKTLDRPAPSTTAKKASGSPNKGSLRKEITAPKEKPPPPPLQKSKTEEGPGKSNSPGPPHGMQSSRSPGKNSPEQSPTQPKTSVGGSYEGFSAFSVAANVYGFAETGGEIYNNPKFMLADSPAGSMRSASSRSKSLRKRSDVLEQFAAANSTPTSLTSFDRQHYNMLRNMKPAEVIYDSLKREYTAHIPTPDYDSTIEKRIKDIYSSTQSSIPSVPTPDYSSLSRKSLKQFQPDSPIYRRKSPQYLIVDYETDSLERLEPNKRKSSHSSSSPSSDVSSQLSPSLSTALPLEEEMEISHTVYDRLDGFRKEGEMKKRLAAKHQHPHPGQQQQRQKEAAARIKYDTPFRGSMTIEVEHEPPSDLERTDSDQFEPDTLDRKPKKQSFCDISAWDGHKPMDSDFSQINSLPDLSRQLSPAPSQAIKPRTASFILRSSNSFRNLREIYESPLIVQENIKCDKKVPQTPEEEGRILTLEAKHSRRQRLMETSPTQSVVDVTKVNKTTITISSPKPSDKPPPLARPKANQHYCPPLVHGKRPLPPPPPNSSEHSGAQEEDAYSLHSEITEVTGISEFENSCNNTMSSAISATTEERTHTKGSKTAKVSGKSPEEDYEGMYNKKINSLRNDYSLTKYLNRRKSQREEASKGGPESPKDVTTEPEFSSGNKNLKEVVDLAQFDALSISSRSNRSSGHLSERTKEMYRNAGVPVGIAYPQRAASSSGSATSGGNVQTVYRCEIEQAQITAGMQIAIGLKDRAKKAKDLKNAWRKFVTMAANKFSPSQSPAPTYGSKNAAGFLEDDGIASIIEDAAQSAGMGQPGSQTYYEQRFGQLDSGYMSTDSTELYKRNVYDRYNFKMMSGRGQIIRVDTIEDNEEESGPNDNRFEDLEHMVSPGHSRRSPENMAVVPGDLSDADSDRTLTRSHSQTNSQERNVRGSTTTMSSYSSDENGRGHSTCCGSSETDEETNAEDMWESGAESIETHSVLYKMIRKS